A window of Aurantibacillus circumpalustris genomic DNA:
GTATAAACTGCGGCTGAACTCGGGCTTACCACTACGTTACTACCACTTGTTGAATTAAGTCCAGGGCTTCCACCCCAAAAATATTGGGTTGCTCCACTAACGGAAATCACCGTATTAGTATTTGGGCACATACTTGCCGAAGTTGTAGTGAGATTTAAAGTTGGATTAGGAACAATAACAAATCCAGTGGTAGTTGTATCTGGACAAGATCCGTTGGATCCTATTAATGTTGCTGAAGCATTAGCAGATAAATTACCAAAAATGGTTACAGGAAAACAAGGCATTGTAGGCCCATTTGGAGAAGTTGTCGAATAGTTGCTTGTTGTTATAAGTGTATAATTAGCCGCTCCTGAAGGAGTAAGTGTTATTGAAGCGGGAGAACTATTAAAACTCTGTAGACAGAGAGTATTGTCACTTAGCGCTACACTCACCGTCGGCGTTTGATGAACTGTAACTACATCTGTTGCAGTGCACCCACTCATTAAATCTGTTACACTCACAGTATAGGCGCCAGGCGCACCCACTAAAAGAGAATCAGTTCCAGAAACAAATGGTATTCCTGGTCCACTCCAAAATACAATATCACTGGAAAAAGTATGAGCAACCGAAAGTTTTTTTGTTTCGTTTATTTCTTTGCAAATTGTTCCTGTTGGACTTAACTGAGCTAAAACTGATGTCGAAGTACTTAAAACCGTTGTAGTAAGTGTGAGTTGGGTTGGAGGACAAGTGCCCGTATTTATCAAACAGGAGTATGTGCCGGGAGCATTTACTGTAACAATCGAATTACTTGCAGCTCCAACAACTCCTGGCCCTGACCATGTATAAGTAACCGGACTTGCTGTTGTAGTAACAACTAGGCTTACAGTTGGTATATTACAGCCTAACACCCCACCAAAAATACTACTACCTGCTAAACTTGTTGAAGGATAACAAACCGAACAAGATGCAAAATCTCCAGGAGAATTAGTAAAACCTGGCACCGCCACAAATGTTACACTATTACCACTTATTGTTCCAATGTAAAATCCTCCAAGTGCATTATTATTTTTAAGATAAATTTTATTTCCAATAATTGCGAAACCACCCCCACCGACCGAACTCGGCATACCACTTAAGGTATACGTACATTGCAAGGAACCAGAGGCGTTGTACATGGATAGTCCTTGACTTGGAGTACTCGTTTTTAAAGCGTAGAAATTACAATTGCAATCCGTAACCAGGTCATAAGGCCCGCCACCGTTAAATCCAGCAAGTGTTGTAAGCAAAGTGCCGTTAGTGGTTCCGTTATAAGAATAAACCTGTCCGGTAGATCCAACAATATTGTATATGGCTCCGGCACAGCCTGCAATATTAACAGCCGAGGTGTTACCAGTAGAATGCCCAGTATTTACCCATGAAACACCATTCCAATACCAGTAATTTCCTGCAAAAGTTGTATAAAAAGTTGGAGTTAGAGTTCCTCCATTTATATTTGGCATTAACGCTAAACCTCCACCAAATGTAGGAATGTTTGTTTGAGATGGATTGCTTGCAGAAAGCGGCAACCCGGGATCATAAAAACTAATAAAAGAACCTCCGTCCATATACACATAACCGTTTGAACACGAGGGATTTTGAGCGAAACACACTAATCCTGATAGAAATAAAATCATGAATATAATTTCGCGTTTTTTCATTTAACCATTTGATTAGCATAAATATAACCAACATAACTAGTTTTTCATAAAACAAATCTTAAACCACGCAATTATTTAGTGAACTAAGCATTTGAATGAGTGAAAAAGAAATATGTTTAAATCTTCTAAAAATAGCTTACCAATGAAAGCAAAAAAATTAGCAATTTTAGAGGATGGATCACTACTTAGATGAACTAAATACCTTACAAAGAGCGGCTGCAAAGGCCACAGAAGGTCCGGTAATGATTATAGCTGGTGCTGGATCTGGAAAGACAAGAGTTCTTACCTACCGTATAGCACACATTATGGAAAAAGGTGCGGATGCCTTTAATATTTTGGCTTTAACGTTTACCAACAAAGCTGCAAAAGAAATGAAAGAGAGGATTGCCAAAATTGTTGGCCCTGGGGAAGCCAAAAATTTATGGATGGGTACTTTTCACAGCGTATTTGCTAAAATTTTACGCATAGAAGCTTCTAAACTTGGCTACCCAAGCAACTTTACAATTTATGATACCGATGATAGTAAAAGTGTCATTAAAGAAATTTTAAAACAGTTTAATCTTGATGATAAAATTTACAAACCCTCTTTAGTTTTAAATAGGATTAGTGAAGCAAAAAATAAATTGGTTTCCGCAGCACAATACTTGAACAACCCGATTACACAACAAGAAGATAGCAGTAGCCGCAAACCCTTATTAGGAAAAGTATACGAAGCCTATCAACGTAGAAATTTTAAAGCGGGTGCTATGGATTTTGATGATCTTTTGTTTCAAACCAATGTTCTTTTGAGAGATTTTCCAGATGTACTTTTAAAATATCAAAATAAATTCCGATTTATACTTGTAGATGAGTATCAGGATACAAACTTTTCACAATACCTTATAATTAAACAACTAGCTGCGCGGTTTCAAAATATATGTGTGGTGGGAGATGATGCTCAGAGTATTTACGCCTTTCGCGGAGCTAATATTCAAAACATTCTAAATTTTGAAAAAGATTATCCAGATTTAAAAACATTTAAACTCGAACAAAATTATAGAAGTACAAAAACCATAGTTGCGGCTGCAAACCATATAATTGCCAATAATAAAGATCAGTTTAAAAAGACCGTATTCACAGAAAACGAGGACGGACAAAAATTGAAAGTTATTAAAGCTGGTTCTGATAATGAAGAAGGGCAGAAAATTGTAAACAGTATTTTTGAAATACGTATGCAAAATCAGGCCAAAAATAGCGATTTTGCTATACTTTATAGAACCAACGCGCAATCAAGGTCATTTGAGGAGTCTCTTAGAAAACTAAACATTCCTTACAAAATTTATGGAGGTATAAGTTTTTACCAACGTAAAGAAATTAAAGACGTGTTATCGTATTTTCGTTTAACGATAAATTCGAGTGATGATGAAAGTCTTCGCAGGGTAATTAATTATCCGGCAAGAGGTATTGGACAAACGACTTTAGATAAAATTACAGTCGCAGCTGCGGAACATGATATTAATATGTGGACTGTAATAAGCAATCTTAAAGATTTTAATCTTGGAATAAATGCCGGCATTGCTTCAAAAATAAATGATTTTGTTACACAAATAAAATCGTATAGTCTATTATTGCCTTACAAAGACGCGTATGATTTAGCCAATTATATTGCTGTTAATAGCGGTATTGTAAAAGAACTGTACACTGATAAAACACCCGAAGGTGTTAGTAGGTACGAGAACATTCAGGAATTATTAAATGGAATCAAAGATTTTGTAGAACAGCCTCGTACCCCTCAAGAAAATGAGCTAAACGATGTTATAAAACTAGAGCTTCAAAAAAAAGAAACAGAGCTTGCGCTTGAAGAAGCTAATACATCTATCAAAACGCTTGACGAATTTATGCAAGAAATTACTTTGCTTACGAGTGTAGACAAAGAAGATGAAAAAGATACCGACAAAGATAAAGTGAGTATGATGACCATACACGCTGCAAAAGGGCTCGAGTTTCCGTATGTATATATTGTTGGATTGGAAGAAAACTTGTTTCCATCGCAACTTTCTATAAATAGTAGAACCGATTTGGAGGAAGAACGCCGACTGTTCTATGTTGCTGTTACACGTGCCGAAAAGCAAGCAACACTAAGTTATGCAACCATGCGCTACCGATTTGGAAACGTTACCTATTGCGAACCAAGTCGGTTTATCGACGAAATTGATGAAAAATTTCTTGATTATCCAGAAGATCAGGTATCCCCCTCATTTTCAAAAAACACATTTGATAAGTTTCGGGATAATTATAATTCTGTTTCAAATGATTCAAATACATCAATAATTAACCTGAATTTAAAACCTAAAAAACTCATCCGTCTAAGTAGTAGTTTTAACTCCAATTCAACTCCCGCCGATCTTTCATTAAACAGATCGTTGCTTTCGGGCGACAACGTAATGCACGAGAAATTTGGGAAGGGTCAAATTGTTTCACTTGAGGGTTCGTGGCCTGAGACAAAGGCTACTATTCAATTTGAAAAAGCTGGGAACAAGAGTCTTTTATTAAAATTTGCAAGATTAACAAAACTATAAACTATTAATAAACATCCTTATTACCAATTTAAAATGATGAGTGAATGAGCGAGTAATTTTTTTTAATGATTTATTTTCTCTACTTTTATTTCAATTAAAACTCTAACCTATCATGAACAAAAAACAGTTATTTCTCTGTCTAGCTTTATTAACTTCAAGTATTTTTAGTGCACAAACACCCGAACAATTAAAAAATTATTGCGGTGCGGGCGTTCCTTCTCAACAGTGGGATTCATGGCTAAATAGTAAAGTTGAAGAATATAAGGACAACTTAGCGCATAATAAAACAGCTTTAGTTGTTCGCGAAATTCCTGTAATTGTTCATATTATTTATTTTAATGAACCAATTGGGACTTATCCCAACTTAGATACAAATCAGGTTAAGTCGCAAATCGCAGCGCTAAATAGGGATTTTAGTGGAACGGGTGTTAATGTGAACAATGTTCCGTCTGTTTTTTCTGGCTTGGTTTCTAATACAGGAATTCAATTTTGTTTAGCTAGAAAAGACCGTCAAGATCAACCAATGAATCCTCGTGGAATTGAACGTATCAGTGCTTCTGCAAATATATGGCAAAGTCCTTCAACCCCTACATTAGATCTTAAGGCCTATTTTAATAACGTAATAATTCCGCTTACATATTGGGATCCTACTAAATATTTAAATATTTGGGTGAGCGACAAACCAGTTGGATACCCAATGAATGGTTTTGCTACTTATCCACCTGGTTCTGGTCTTGCAGGAATTTTCGGCGGAACTTTTGGAACAACCACTAACGACGGCATTTGGGTGTATGCAAAAGCTTTCGGGACAGCTACTGCAGGTGCCGTTGCTCCCTACGATGAAGGTAGAACCGCAACACACGAAATTGGTCATTGGCTTGGATTAAGGCATATTTGGGGTGATGGTAATTGTTTATCTGATTATTGTACAGATACTCCAACAGCAAAACAAGCGCATTATGGTTGTGTTACAACAACTCCTATCGATGGTTGTGGTGTAGGTACAAGTCCAAACGGGGAAATGCCAATGAATTTCATGGATAGATCTGACGATGCCTGTATGTATATGTTTACTCCAGACCAAAATATCCGTATGCAGACCGTGTTAAGCCAAAGCAGTTTAAGATATTTACTTGGAACACACTCTAAATGTTCTGAACAAGCACTACCAACATCGTCTGCCGTTGCTTCTTTTGAGACACAATTTCAACAATGTTTAAATAAACCTTTTACACCTTTCAATACTTCTAGTGGATTTCCTTATCCTACTTATATTTGGAGCTCATCGCCGGCAGCAAATTTTTTTCCAAGTAATTCTGTTCCAAATCCAGCAGTAACCATAAATAACCCTGGTTATTACACACTTACACTTGTCGCTACAAATAGTTTAAGTTCTTCAACAGCTACGTTTGTTGTTACGGCCCAAAACACTTGTGCTGTTCAATCGCAGTGCTTGGATACTGCGAGGGCCATTAAAAAAACTGACACACTTACCACCTACAGAGCACCCGTTAGCTCTGTTAACGGTTGTGGTAATTTGTCAACAAACGGTAACCTAGTTGGCACAAATTGTTACAAAGACAAAGAATTTGCACAGTACTTTGCTCCAAACACTTATTCGACAATTCCTAATCCACAGGTGAATAGTGTCATAGTTCTTTTTGATTCAGCTGCAACAAAATCACCTTATCAGAATACGCAGGTAGTCTGCAAAATTTATGGTGGATCAGTTGGCGGTGGTCCAACTAGTTCACAAGGATCAAAAAGTGATAGTATTACAAAGATATTACTTACTCCTGCCGACACCTCTGTTGATTTTGTTGGAAAGCCTGGTAAATCTTTAATAACCAAGCGTAAAATAATTCCATTTAGATTTGATTTTGCAAGTCCTATTATTATTAGTAGTCCTTCTTCTGGATTTTTTGTAGGACTTCAAATACCTTTTGCTTATGGGGACTCCGTAGGCATTGTAACAAATACCAAATTCAACAGTTCACTTGACTCGAGCGCATGGTATCTTAATTCAAATAATAGTTGGCAACCATATAAATCAACCAGAGGGTATAAAGTGCAAATGGCAGTAGTTCCTGTTATTACATGCGGCCCTGTTGGAGTTAGAGAAGAAGGCAATTTATTAGGGTCAGGCGTTACAGTAATGCCAAATCCAAGCAACGGCATATTTAATTTTGTATTTACATTCCAAAAAGAACAGTATTTATCTCTAAATATAACTAGCGCTTTTGGACAACTTATTAGCTACGAAAAATTAAGAAACATTACCAATAATGTTATCAGTGTTGATTTAAGCCAATATGCAAATGGTATCTATTTTGCAGAAATTTCAAATGGCACTGAAAGAATAGTTAAAAAAATAATAGTAAACCATTAATTAATATTAGTTCTCAAAAGCCCGCTTTGTTAAAGCGGGCTTTTTAATTTATTAAACTGCCTAACAATTATTGAATAAAACAGTTTCATTAACGTAAATTAAATCTTAAAAATGAATCTCTACTCCATAAATACAGGTCACTTTAAATTAGATGGTGGTGCAATGTTTGGTGTTGTTCCAAAAAGCATTTGGCATAAACTCAATCCGGCAGATGAAAATAACATGTGTAGCTGGGCATTACGTTGTTTATTAATTGAAGATGGAAACAGACTAATGCTTATTGATAATGGAATGGGAAATAAACAAGATGCCAAATTTTTTGGTTATTATTTTTTGCATGGAAACGATACTCTCGAAAAGTCATTAAATAAACATGGTTTTACTTGTGATGACATAACGGATATGGTATTGACACATCTTCATTTCGATCATTGCGGAGGAAGCATTAATTATAACAGTGACAGAACTAAACTTGAGCCGGCGTTTAAACATGCAAAATACTATTGTAACGAAAAACATTGG
This region includes:
- a CDS encoding T9SS type A sorting domain-containing protein: MNKKQLFLCLALLTSSIFSAQTPEQLKNYCGAGVPSQQWDSWLNSKVEEYKDNLAHNKTALVVREIPVIVHIIYFNEPIGTYPNLDTNQVKSQIAALNRDFSGTGVNVNNVPSVFSGLVSNTGIQFCLARKDRQDQPMNPRGIERISASANIWQSPSTPTLDLKAYFNNVIIPLTYWDPTKYLNIWVSDKPVGYPMNGFATYPPGSGLAGIFGGTFGTTTNDGIWVYAKAFGTATAGAVAPYDEGRTATHEIGHWLGLRHIWGDGNCLSDYCTDTPTAKQAHYGCVTTTPIDGCGVGTSPNGEMPMNFMDRSDDACMYMFTPDQNIRMQTVLSQSSLRYLLGTHSKCSEQALPTSSAVASFETQFQQCLNKPFTPFNTSSGFPYPTYIWSSSPAANFFPSNSVPNPAVTINNPGYYTLTLVATNSLSSSTATFVVTAQNTCAVQSQCLDTARAIKKTDTLTTYRAPVSSVNGCGNLSTNGNLVGTNCYKDKEFAQYFAPNTYSTIPNPQVNSVIVLFDSAATKSPYQNTQVVCKIYGGSVGGGPTSSQGSKSDSITKILLTPADTSVDFVGKPGKSLITKRKIIPFRFDFASPIIISSPSSGFFVGLQIPFAYGDSVGIVTNTKFNSSLDSSAWYLNSNNSWQPYKSTRGYKVQMAVVPVITCGPVGVREEGNLLGSGVTVMPNPSNGIFNFVFTFQKEQYLSLNITSAFGQLISYEKLRNITNNVISVDLSQYANGIYFAEISNGTERIVKKIIVNH
- a CDS encoding ATP-dependent helicase yields the protein MDHYLDELNTLQRAAAKATEGPVMIIAGAGSGKTRVLTYRIAHIMEKGADAFNILALTFTNKAAKEMKERIAKIVGPGEAKNLWMGTFHSVFAKILRIEASKLGYPSNFTIYDTDDSKSVIKEILKQFNLDDKIYKPSLVLNRISEAKNKLVSAAQYLNNPITQQEDSSSRKPLLGKVYEAYQRRNFKAGAMDFDDLLFQTNVLLRDFPDVLLKYQNKFRFILVDEYQDTNFSQYLIIKQLAARFQNICVVGDDAQSIYAFRGANIQNILNFEKDYPDLKTFKLEQNYRSTKTIVAAANHIIANNKDQFKKTVFTENEDGQKLKVIKAGSDNEEGQKIVNSIFEIRMQNQAKNSDFAILYRTNAQSRSFEESLRKLNIPYKIYGGISFYQRKEIKDVLSYFRLTINSSDDESLRRVINYPARGIGQTTLDKITVAAAEHDINMWTVISNLKDFNLGINAGIASKINDFVTQIKSYSLLLPYKDAYDLANYIAVNSGIVKELYTDKTPEGVSRYENIQELLNGIKDFVEQPRTPQENELNDVIKLELQKKETELALEEANTSIKTLDEFMQEITLLTSVDKEDEKDTDKDKVSMMTIHAAKGLEFPYVYIVGLEENLFPSQLSINSRTDLEEERRLFYVAVTRAEKQATLSYATMRYRFGNVTYCEPSRFIDEIDEKFLDYPEDQVSPSFSKNTFDKFRDNYNSVSNDSNTSIINLNLKPKKLIRLSSSFNSNSTPADLSLNRSLLSGDNVMHEKFGKGQIVSLEGSWPETKATIQFEKAGNKSLLLKFARLTKL